The proteins below come from a single Garra rufa chromosome 25, GarRuf1.0, whole genome shotgun sequence genomic window:
- the LOC141301758 gene encoding uncharacterized protein translates to MGNSSRKEAQDEGGEEKEKKDKEKGDEGEEEEEAAEKEEEEEEEEVVEDEELPLGVDELLVSGDPVLDLSYYKFRRLPRQVLDLDYLEKLYVCGNRLRDIPKGITRLQGLRTLALDFNKLEDVPLSVCQLTNLTCLYLGSNRLMSLPPEVRNLQNLRCLWVESNYFQRFPKQLYDLPNLRSLQIGDNRLRTLPSDLWRMESLRGLWLYGNRFQEFPRVLLKMEQLEILDMDRNKISEFPNLHHLPGLRLFSYDHNPVKEPPRVGEEVLIVGEGAEEVLQARERRREAKERAEKEAEEAAAAAAAAANPVIHGILKKLRMNSALNLAAAKEKETNESVPSTTPTGDEDEPQNNFEGAESERQGVELGYDDGGLEYERGMGYEYEGEGYEGYGEAELEYERAEMDYEYEGEELEQP, encoded by the coding sequence ATGGGCAACTCGTCCCGAAAAGAGGCCCAGGACGAAGGAGGAGAGGAAAAGGAGAAGAAGGATAAAGAGAAGGGAGATGaaggagaggaggaggaggaagcggccgaaaaagaagaagaagaagaagaggaggaggtcGTGGAGGATGAGGAGCTGCCGCTCGGAGTCGACGAGCTCTTGGTGAGCGGAGATCCAGTGTTGGACCTGAGCTACTACAAGTTCCGTCGCCTTCCTCGTCAAGTCCTGGATCTGGACTACCTGGAGAAGCTCTACGTCTGCGGGAACCGTCTCCGCGACATCCCTAAGGGTATCACGCGGCTGCAGGGTTTGCGTACCCTGGCGCTCGACTTCAATAAGCTTGAAGACGTTCCACTCTCCGTGTGCCAGTTGACTAATCTCACGTGTCTTTACTTGGGAAGCAACCGGCTGATGAGCCTCCCACCAGAAGTGAGGAACCTGCAGAACTTACGTTGCCTCTGGGTGGAGAGCAACTACTTCCAGCGATTCCCCAAGCAGTTGTACGACCTTCCCAATTTGCGCTCACTGCAGATTGGGGACAACCGTCTGCGTACCCTGCCCTCGGACCTATGGCGCATGGAGTCCCTGAGAGGACTCTGGCTGTACGGAAACCGCTTTCAGGAGTTCCCGCGAGTGCTGCTCAAGATGGAGCAGCTGGAGATTCTGGACATGGACCGCAATAAGATATCAGAGTTCCCAAACTTGCATCATCTTCCTGGGCTGCGACTCTTCTCCTACGACCACAACCCGGTGAAGGAGCCGCCACGCGTAGGAGAGGAGGTGCTTATTGTCGGGGAGGGGGCTGAGGAGGTGTTGCAAGCTCGAGAGAGAAGGAGGGAGGCGAAAGAACGAGCAGAGAAGGAAGCAGAGGAGGCGGCAGCCGCCGCGGCAGCGGCTGCTAATCCAGTCATTCACGGAATACTCAAGAAACTCAGAATGAACTCCGCCCTTAACCTGGCAGCTGCTAAGGAGAAAGAAACAAATGAGTCGGTTCCATCAACAACCCCAACTGGGGACGAGGACGAACCACAAAATAACTTCGAAGGGGCGGAGTCTGAGAGACAAGGTGTGGAGCTTGGTTATGACGACGGCGGTCTGGAATATGAAAGGGGGATGGGATATGAATATGAGGGGGAGGGATATGAAGGCTACGGGGAGGCGGAGTTAGAGTATGAGCGAGCGGAAATGGACTATGAATATGAAGGGGAGGAGCTAGAACAACCTTGA